The following are encoded together in the Bacteroidales bacterium MB20-C3-3 genome:
- a CDS encoding potassium/proton antiporter gives MQLTADNILLIGSVLIFVSIVAGKAAYKFGVPLLLLFLTVGMIFGSDGIGIKFESPYIAQFIGNVALSIILFSGGLDTKIKDIRPVLAPGILLSTLGVLLTTLFTGLLIYLITSVLTGFPGLTIAESMLLASIMSSTDSASVFSILRSKGIKLKENLKPLLELESGSNDPMAYMLMLIFLKMVISGESSASSFLISFLIQFSVGAVCGYVFAQIAIFFIRRLNTENKSLYHVLLLATLFFTQSATGLVGGNGFLAVYIAGLIIGNHKTQCDPTAYTFFDSIAWLSQLVLFLTLGLFVNPNELIDIALPGILIAISLTVISRPLAVFITLTPFKNFSNKAKHYISWIGLRGAVPVVFATYPLIAGIKNGQAMFDIVFFVTIVSLLLQGTSVSLSARKLSLSDEVEK, from the coding sequence ATGCAATTGACAGCTGATAATATTTTACTGATAGGCTCAGTTTTGATATTTGTAAGCATAGTTGCCGGAAAAGCTGCTTACAAATTTGGAGTCCCGCTATTGTTACTGTTTCTTACAGTTGGTATGATATTCGGTAGCGATGGAATAGGTATTAAGTTTGAAAGTCCGTACATAGCTCAGTTTATTGGGAATGTTGCTTTAAGTATAATCCTTTTTTCAGGAGGTTTGGATACTAAGATTAAAGATATCCGTCCTGTCCTTGCACCTGGAATATTACTCTCAACACTAGGGGTTCTTTTGACCACACTTTTCACTGGGCTGCTCATATATCTGATTACTTCCGTCTTAACGGGCTTCCCTGGTCTGACAATTGCGGAATCAATGTTACTTGCTTCAATAATGTCATCAACTGATTCTGCATCTGTATTTTCGATTTTAAGGTCAAAAGGTATAAAATTAAAGGAGAACCTTAAGCCTCTTCTTGAATTAGAGAGCGGAAGTAACGACCCAATGGCATATATGCTAATGCTTATTTTTTTAAAGATGGTTATCTCTGGTGAATCTTCTGCATCATCATTTTTAATCTCTTTCCTTATACAATTTTCTGTTGGTGCTGTATGTGGATATGTTTTTGCACAAATTGCCATTTTTTTTATCAGACGATTAAATACCGAGAACAAATCTCTTTATCATGTACTTCTGCTTGCAACTCTTTTCTTTACGCAATCTGCAACAGGGCTAGTTGGAGGTAATGGATTCCTGGCAGTTTACATCGCTGGTCTTATTATTGGAAATCACAAAACACAATGTGATCCAACCGCTTATACCTTTTTTGACAGCATAGCCTGGTTAAGTCAACTTGTTCTTTTCCTTACTTTAGGCCTTTTTGTTAATCCTAATGAGTTAATTGACATTGCCCTGCCTGGTATTTTAATCGCTATTTCATTAACCGTAATATCAAGACCGTTAGCTGTATTTATCACTCTTACCCCATTTAAAAATTTCTCAAATAAGGCCAAACATTATATCTCCTGGATTGGTTTAAGAGGTGCTGTGCCTGTAGTATTTGCAACTTATCCTCTAATTGCCGGTATAAAAAATGGTCAAGCGATGTTTGATATAGTCTTCTTTGTCACAATTGTATCATTACTTCTTCAGGGAACTTCAGTCAGCTTATCTGCAAGAAAGCTATCTTTGTCAGATGAGGTTGAGAAATGA
- the dnaN gene encoding DNA polymerase III subunit beta, translating into MKFVVSSTELLTRLQSVSRVISTKNSLPILDNFLFILKDGTLSITASDLETTLKTKMLIENISEEGEITVPAKLLVDSLREFADQPLEFKTNDSCSILDITWASGNAKLPCTTSDDYPSVPELSENYTTISINSHVLLEGINRTLYATAEEELRPVMNGIFFDIDNSSSTLVASDAHKLVCYTRHDIKSDNKSSFILPKKPSSVLKNILGKGDEDVVIRFDSRNATFEFESFNLICRLVEGNYPAYKSVIPKNNTNKLVINRLDLLNSARRVAVCSNQASSQVRLKLTYNTLTLSAQDLDFSISANENLICQYEGDNMEIAFKSTFLIEILSNLPYTDISLELSDPSRAALILAAGPVDPQEEILALIMPMMVNA; encoded by the coding sequence ATGAAATTTGTTGTATCGAGCACTGAACTTCTTACAAGATTACAATCGGTTTCAAGGGTCATCTCTACCAAAAACTCCCTTCCGATTCTTGACAACTTTCTGTTCATTCTTAAAGATGGAACTTTGTCAATTACAGCCTCTGATCTTGAGACAACCTTAAAAACCAAAATGTTAATTGAAAACATTTCTGAAGAGGGTGAGATTACTGTTCCTGCAAAACTTCTTGTTGACTCGTTAAGAGAATTTGCAGACCAGCCACTGGAATTTAAAACAAATGATAGTTGCTCAATTCTCGATATAACATGGGCAAGTGGAAATGCAAAATTACCATGTACCACCTCAGACGACTATCCTTCAGTTCCTGAACTCAGTGAAAATTACACAACTATAAGTATTAATTCTCATGTTCTTCTTGAGGGTATTAACAGAACACTTTATGCAACTGCTGAAGAAGAGCTTCGTCCTGTAATGAACGGAATCTTTTTTGACATTGACAATAGCAGCTCTACCCTGGTAGCATCTGATGCCCATAAACTAGTATGTTACACAAGACATGACATAAAGTCAGATAATAAATCATCTTTTATTCTCCCTAAAAAACCATCCTCTGTTTTAAAGAACATACTTGGGAAAGGTGATGAAGATGTGGTAATCAGATTTGACTCAAGAAATGCTACTTTTGAGTTTGAGTCCTTCAATTTAATTTGCAGACTTGTTGAGGGTAATTACCCGGCATACAAATCAGTAATTCCAAAGAACAATACTAATAAACTTGTTATTAACAGACTAGACCTTTTAAATTCTGCAAGAAGAGTTGCTGTCTGTTCAAACCAAGCCAGCAGCCAGGTAAGGTTAAAACTTACATATAATACACTGACACTATCTGCTCAAGATCTTGATTTCTCAATCTCTGCCAATGAAAATCTAATATGTCAGTACGAGGGAGATAATATGGAGATTGCGTTCAAATCTACATTCCTTATTGAAATCCTTTCTAATTTACCATACACTGATATTTCACTTGAATTATCAGATCCGTCAAGAGCAGCACTGATTCTTGCAGCAGGACCTGTAGATCCTCAAGAGGAGATACTTGCTTTAATTATGCCTATGATGGTAAATGCATAA
- a CDS encoding 3'-5' exonuclease, with protein MKLKLKNPIIFFDIESTGLNIASDRIVELSALKIMANGDQELKTRRLNPTIPISPEAQSIHGISNEDVKDCPTFKEIAKSLSTWMTGCDFAGYNSIKFDIPMLAEEFLRAGIDFDFRKRKLVDVQNIFHKMEQRTLSAAYSFYCNKNLENAHSAEADTVATFEILESQLDKYSDKLENSVEFLSKFSIRNNSLDYAGRIAINDKDEPVFNFGKHKGKTVFSIFKSDPSYYSWMMNGDFTLDTKQVLTRLYNEYFHSK; from the coding sequence ATGAAACTTAAACTAAAGAATCCAATTATATTTTTTGATATTGAGAGTACGGGGCTTAATATAGCTTCTGACAGGATTGTAGAGCTCAGTGCACTCAAGATAATGGCTAATGGCGACCAGGAGCTTAAAACCAGACGATTAAATCCTACCATTCCCATATCTCCTGAAGCCCAATCCATACATGGAATATCAAATGAAGATGTAAAAGATTGCCCTACTTTTAAAGAGATTGCCAAAAGTCTTTCGACCTGGATGACGGGATGTGATTTTGCCGGATATAATTCTATCAAATTCGATATCCCTATGCTTGCTGAGGAATTTTTAAGGGCAGGTATTGATTTTGATTTTCGCAAAAGGAAGCTTGTTGATGTCCAGAATATTTTTCATAAAATGGAACAACGGACTCTGAGTGCTGCTTATTCATTTTATTGCAATAAAAATCTTGAAAATGCTCACTCAGCTGAAGCTGATACAGTCGCCACATTTGAAATACTAGAATCTCAGCTCGACAAATATTCAGACAAACTAGAAAACAGCGTAGAATTTTTATCCAAGTTTTCAATCAGAAACAATTCACTGGATTATGCAGGAAGAATTGCCATTAACGATAAAGATGAACCGGTTTTTAATTTTGGCAAACACAAAGGGAAAACTGTTTTCTCAATTTTCAAAAGTGATCCAAGTTATTACTCATGGATGATGAACGGAGATTTTACTCTGGACACAAAACAAGTTTTAACAAGGCTTTACAATGAATATTTTCATTCTAAATAA
- the argS gene encoding arginine--tRNA ligase, translating into MELELLIKHKLGEAVKDLYNSDIPLTDLQIQSTRKDFEGDLTAVVFPFLKISKKSPEKTAEEIGKYLADNVREISSYNVVKGFLNITISDDYWIDTLKLISSSPDWGVFPKSGRRVMVEFSSPNTNKPLHLGHIRNNLLGWSVSKLLECNGHEVIKVNLVNDRGIHICKSMLAWKRESNGETPSSTGLKGDHLVGKYYVIFNDLLKKEIEGLVDSGMEREEAEKSSQIMKEAQEMLLQWEQGDKEVVDLWRRMNGWVYEGFDQTYKRMGVSFDKTYYESNTYLLGKELVKEGLKKNVFFSKENGSVWCDLTPDGLDEKLLLRSDGTSVYMTQDLGTANQRFSEYSFDEHIYVVGNEQNYHFQVLKLILKKLGFDWADSIYHLSYGMVELPQGKMKSREGTVVDADDLIDSMVSTAKETSIELGKLDNMNQEEQFRLFEMLGLGALKYFILKVDPRKTMLFDPKESIDFNGNTGPFIQYTHARIKSILRKAEEQNISSRFTNAHLNPVEVEIIKMLNYFPAKISEAGEAHSPALVANYCYDLAKEFNRYYHEVPILKEENESVKSQRLILIDSISRILSRGMGILGIELPDRM; encoded by the coding sequence ATGGAACTAGAATTACTTATAAAACATAAGCTTGGTGAAGCAGTAAAAGATCTTTATAATTCAGATATACCGTTGACAGATTTACAGATACAGTCAACCAGAAAAGATTTTGAAGGTGATCTGACGGCTGTTGTTTTTCCATTTTTAAAGATTTCAAAAAAATCCCCCGAAAAAACGGCAGAAGAAATAGGCAAATATTTAGCAGATAATGTAAGAGAGATCTCTTCCTATAATGTAGTAAAAGGGTTTTTAAATATTACAATTTCTGATGATTATTGGATTGATACATTAAAATTAATTTCATCATCACCTGACTGGGGTGTTTTTCCAAAGTCAGGCAGAAGGGTGATGGTAGAGTTCTCCTCTCCAAATACCAATAAACCGCTGCATCTTGGTCACATCAGAAATAATCTGCTGGGATGGTCTGTTTCAAAACTTCTTGAGTGTAATGGTCACGAAGTAATAAAAGTAAATCTGGTAAACGACAGAGGTATCCATATTTGTAAATCTATGCTTGCATGGAAAAGAGAGTCTAATGGAGAGACCCCTTCAAGTACTGGTTTAAAGGGTGATCACCTTGTTGGAAAGTATTATGTTATCTTTAACGACCTGCTAAAAAAAGAGATTGAAGGTCTCGTAGACTCCGGAATGGAGAGGGAAGAGGCAGAAAAATCAAGTCAGATAATGAAAGAAGCACAGGAAATGTTACTTCAATGGGAGCAGGGAGATAAAGAGGTTGTAGATCTTTGGAGGAGGATGAATGGATGGGTATATGAAGGTTTTGATCAGACATATAAAAGAATGGGCGTTTCATTTGACAAAACATATTACGAATCAAACACCTACCTTCTGGGTAAAGAGTTAGTCAAGGAGGGGCTTAAAAAAAATGTATTTTTCAGTAAGGAGAATGGATCAGTATGGTGTGATCTTACACCCGACGGGCTTGATGAAAAATTACTGTTAAGATCTGATGGGACATCAGTATATATGACTCAAGATCTTGGAACAGCTAATCAAAGATTTTCTGAATACTCCTTTGACGAACATATTTATGTAGTAGGAAACGAGCAAAATTACCATTTTCAGGTACTGAAACTAATCTTGAAGAAATTGGGATTTGACTGGGCCGATTCAATTTATCATCTCTCTTATGGAATGGTTGAACTTCCTCAGGGGAAGATGAAATCTAGAGAGGGTACAGTCGTTGACGCAGATGACCTGATAGATAGTATGGTCTCTACTGCAAAAGAGACTTCCATTGAGTTGGGGAAGCTGGATAATATGAACCAGGAAGAGCAGTTTCGGCTTTTTGAAATGCTCGGTCTAGGAGCCCTGAAGTATTTTATACTTAAAGTAGATCCAAGAAAGACAATGCTTTTTGACCCCAAAGAATCTATTGATTTTAACGGTAATACGGGACCTTTTATACAGTATACTCATGCCAGAATCAAATCAATTTTAAGAAAAGCAGAAGAGCAAAATATTTCATCTCGTTTTACTAATGCACATTTGAATCCTGTAGAAGTTGAGATAATCAAAATGCTGAATTACTTCCCGGCAAAAATTTCAGAGGCAGGCGAGGCTCACTCTCCGGCCCTCGTAGCAAATTATTGTTATGATTTGGCTAAAGAATTCAACCGCTACTATCACGAAGTACCAATATTAAAAGAAGAAAACGAGTCAGTAAAGTCTCAGAGACTTATTCTGATTGATTCAATTTCAAGAATTTTATCCAGAGGAATGGGAATTCTTGGCATTGAGTTACCGGACAGAATGTAA
- a CDS encoding M3 family metallopeptidase, whose amino-acid sequence MKKFLFAMIAAGAIFTSCGQKTESGNPLLEDWNTPFGIPPFEKIKIEHFMPAFVEAMTQHKAEIDSIINNTEEPTFENTIVAYDNAGALLDKISPVFSHISGTDSNNEVLALEKELSPIRSKHYNEISLNQGLFERVKAVYLKKDSLGLNPEQMRLLDEMYKGFVRSGADLPEDKKTELKKINEEISALQLQFGQNLLAETGSYKLVIDKEEDLAGLSEALKTSAFARGEKDSSTTGKWVFGLDNPSIIPFLQQAENRELRKEILNAYLNRCNNNNEFDNKEVIKKLIDLRLKRAKILGFENFAQYQLETRMAKTEENVYNLLNQLWKPALESAKKELADMSAIAKESGLEGDLEAADWRFYFEKAMAKKFDLSDSQLRPYFKLENVRDGIFYVANKLYGITFTQLDNVPMPHAESTVYECKDEDGSHLGIIYMDMFARPGAKRGGAWCSGFRSQTYKNGERVAPLVLIVGNFTRPNGNEPALLSTDETETFFHEFGHALASLLKDVNYYGVGGMTRDFVELPSQIMEHWAFEPQVLKEYAKHYQTGEVIPQELVDKIVNAGKYGQGFATTEYLAASLLDMDFHILKEIPADLDVNAFESKVLGDRGLVSQIPPRYRSTYFSHTFGGGYTAGYYSYIWAEVLDSDAYQAFVETGDIFNKEVATKFRKEILARAGQDEAMTLYVNFRGKEPGIDPLLKNRGLK is encoded by the coding sequence ATGAAAAAATTTCTTTTTGCAATGATTGCTGCAGGTGCGATATTTACATCGTGCGGTCAAAAGACAGAATCTGGAAATCCATTACTGGAGGACTGGAATACTCCATTTGGTATTCCACCGTTTGAGAAGATTAAGATTGAGCATTTTATGCCAGCGTTTGTTGAGGCTATGACCCAGCATAAAGCAGAAATTGACTCTATTATAAATAATACAGAAGAGCCTACATTTGAAAACACCATTGTCGCTTATGATAATGCAGGTGCTTTACTGGATAAAATATCTCCTGTTTTCTCACACATTAGTGGCACAGACTCAAATAACGAAGTTCTTGCTTTGGAAAAAGAGCTCTCGCCAATCAGAAGCAAGCATTATAATGAGATAAGTCTTAATCAAGGCCTTTTTGAAAGAGTTAAAGCGGTCTATCTTAAAAAGGATTCACTTGGACTAAATCCTGAACAGATGAGGCTTCTTGACGAAATGTATAAAGGATTTGTCAGAAGCGGAGCAGATCTGCCGGAAGATAAAAAAACAGAACTGAAAAAGATCAACGAAGAGATCTCTGCCCTTCAACTTCAATTTGGACAGAATTTACTTGCTGAAACAGGTTCCTACAAACTGGTAATTGATAAAGAAGAGGATCTTGCAGGGTTGTCTGAAGCCTTAAAGACATCAGCATTCGCAAGGGGAGAGAAAGACTCTTCCACAACTGGAAAATGGGTTTTTGGACTTGATAATCCCAGTATAATTCCATTTTTACAACAAGCTGAAAACAGAGAGCTAAGAAAAGAGATTCTTAATGCGTATCTAAACAGGTGTAACAACAACAATGAATTTGATAACAAAGAGGTTATTAAAAAGCTAATTGATTTAAGACTTAAAAGAGCAAAAATACTTGGTTTTGAGAATTTTGCACAATATCAACTAGAGACCAGAATGGCGAAAACGGAGGAGAATGTTTACAACCTCCTAAATCAGCTTTGGAAACCGGCTTTAGAGTCTGCAAAAAAGGAGCTTGCTGATATGTCAGCAATAGCTAAAGAGAGTGGACTTGAAGGTGATCTTGAGGCAGCTGACTGGAGATTCTATTTTGAAAAGGCTATGGCGAAAAAATTCGACCTTAGTGATTCTCAGTTAAGACCATATTTTAAGTTGGAAAATGTAAGAGATGGAATCTTCTATGTAGCTAACAAACTTTATGGAATTACATTTACACAGCTGGATAATGTACCTATGCCTCATGCTGAATCAACTGTTTATGAGTGTAAAGATGAAGATGGTTCTCACCTGGGTATTATTTATATGGATATGTTTGCACGCCCAGGTGCTAAAAGAGGTGGCGCTTGGTGTAGTGGTTTCCGTTCACAAACATATAAAAATGGTGAGAGAGTTGCCCCACTTGTACTTATTGTTGGGAACTTTACAAGACCTAATGGTAATGAACCTGCTTTACTTAGTACAGATGAAACAGAAACTTTCTTCCACGAGTTTGGGCATGCTCTGGCGAGTCTTCTTAAAGATGTAAATTATTATGGTGTTGGCGGAATGACAAGAGATTTTGTTGAGTTGCCATCTCAAATTATGGAGCATTGGGCATTTGAACCTCAAGTTCTCAAAGAGTATGCAAAACACTACCAAACTGGTGAAGTAATTCCTCAGGAGCTTGTTGATAAAATTGTAAATGCTGGTAAATATGGTCAGGGATTTGCAACTACTGAATATCTTGCAGCCTCTCTGTTAGATATGGATTTCCATATTCTTAAAGAGATTCCTGCAGATTTGGATGTTAATGCATTTGAATCTAAAGTTCTTGGAGATAGAGGCCTTGTTTCTCAAATTCCACCTAGATACAGAAGTACTTATTTCAGCCACACATTCGGTGGTGGATATACTGCTGGATATTACTCATATATTTGGGCTGAAGTTCTTGATAGTGATGCTTACCAGGCATTTGTTGAGACCGGAGATATTTTTAATAAGGAGGTTGCAACTAAATTCCGTAAAGAGATTCTTGCAAGAGCAGGTCAGGATGAAGCAATGACCCTTTATGTTAATTTCAGAGGAAAAGAGCCGGGTATTGACCCACTTTTGAAAAACAGAGGTTTAAAATAA
- a CDS encoding alanine/glycine:cation symporter family protein, whose translation MSHFLHEVGEFIVTFGNWLWGLPLFLLLIGGGFWFLVYSGFVPFRYFGRAIKSLRKKEDDAPGQISSFEALASAIASTVGMGNISGVAVALTMGGPGTIFWMWVSAIVGMATKFFEGTLTIMFKGKDTSGEAQGGPMYMITEGLGKSWRPLAVFFSVFGLIGTLCLMQANQLTEAITTVITTPMGIENTGFLRFSIGLGMTLIVAVVVLGGIKRISRVASRLVPSMVLLYFILVGYILITHISAVPEVFASIFREAFQFKAGLGGLAGSAIVIGARRAAFVNEAGVGTASMMHGASKNSEPVREGLVAMLGPSIDSGLVCTLTALAILVNGNYEVSQLQGIQMAMNSFQLSIPGMGHYLLLGMAFIFAFSTMFSYSYYGVKCTNFLFGAKYAHLYNYFFLAMLVVGAMISLDVVVGVIDSAYALMAIPTMFTLLVLSPKVKREMKIYFNKQK comes from the coding sequence ATGTCTCATTTCTTACACGAGGTAGGAGAGTTCATTGTTACCTTTGGCAATTGGCTCTGGGGGCTTCCCCTTTTTTTATTGCTTATCGGGGGAGGTTTCTGGTTCCTGGTGTATTCTGGATTCGTACCTTTCAGATACTTTGGAAGAGCTATTAAATCATTACGAAAGAAAGAGGATGATGCGCCAGGTCAGATAAGCTCTTTTGAGGCATTAGCAAGTGCGATTGCATCAACGGTTGGGATGGGTAATATTTCAGGTGTAGCAGTTGCTCTGACTATGGGTGGCCCGGGAACAATATTCTGGATGTGGGTTAGTGCTATTGTTGGTATGGCAACTAAGTTTTTTGAAGGGACACTTACGATAATGTTTAAAGGCAAAGATACCTCTGGAGAAGCACAAGGCGGACCGATGTATATGATAACAGAAGGTCTCGGTAAATCATGGAGACCACTTGCAGTTTTCTTCTCAGTTTTTGGTTTGATTGGAACACTTTGTCTGATGCAGGCTAATCAACTTACAGAAGCAATAACTACTGTTATAACTACACCTATGGGAATAGAAAACACAGGCTTCCTAAGATTTTCGATAGGTCTGGGCATGACCTTGATAGTTGCGGTTGTTGTTTTAGGAGGAATAAAAAGGATCTCCAGGGTGGCATCAAGATTAGTCCCCTCTATGGTTTTGTTATACTTTATTTTAGTTGGATATATTCTTATAACTCATATCAGTGCTGTACCAGAAGTTTTTGCTTCAATATTCAGAGAGGCATTTCAATTTAAAGCTGGCCTTGGAGGGTTAGCAGGGTCTGCAATTGTCATTGGAGCCAGAAGGGCTGCATTTGTTAACGAGGCTGGGGTCGGAACAGCATCAATGATGCATGGAGCATCAAAGAACAGTGAGCCGGTCAGAGAGGGACTTGTCGCAATGCTGGGCCCTTCAATTGATTCTGGGCTGGTTTGTACTCTTACCGCTTTAGCCATTCTGGTAAACGGGAATTATGAGGTTTCACAACTTCAGGGGATTCAGATGGCAATGAACTCATTTCAACTCTCAATCCCTGGAATGGGACACTATTTACTTTTAGGAATGGCATTTATTTTTGCATTTTCCACGATGTTCTCATATTCATATTATGGGGTAAAATGTACTAATTTTCTGTTTGGAGCTAAATATGCTCATCTTTATAATTATTTCTTCCTTGCAATGCTGGTTGTAGGCGCAATGATATCACTAGATGTTGTAGTTGGAGTAATTGACAGTGCGTATGCGTTGATGGCAATTCCTACAATGTTTACACTCCTTGTATTATCTCCAAAAGTTAAGAGGGAGATGAAAATTTATTTCAATAAACAAAAATAG
- a CDS encoding Do family serine endopeptidase: protein MKKVFVYFLATALVSSLTAFAVVKLTDKERGDYNENSATLPLRNVTLSDQLYPDFTFAAETAVKAVVHVKVTKKGMEQPFTIYDFFFGYGNPGMSPRNQVNSGSGVIITSDGYIITNNHVIEGADEIVVTLEDNKSYKSRLIGRDPVTDIALLKIDANNLPYLTFGNSDSLRLGEWVIAIGNPYNLRSTITAGIVSAKGRSMPATGEEFKIESFIQTDAAVNPGNSGGALVTTRGELVGINTAIATRTGSYTGYSFAVPSSIAKKVVEDLIDFGSVQRALLGISMQEIDGDLAKEKGLEGTNGIYIAEVVRDGAADRSGIKVGDVLLSINGVKVNSGPAVQEQISKYRPKDKVDIELLRNGKQISVSVVLQSKSGDDSKTDNTGNGVIKIFGAELKEAPKELLEKLSLKSGVEVLSVSEGKFRSTGIKKGFVITYVNQNQVSKAADISAIIQSSRRSVLIEGVYPDGTVVYYGMGL, encoded by the coding sequence ATGAAAAAAGTATTTGTTTATTTTTTAGCTACAGCACTTGTAAGTAGCTTGACAGCATTTGCAGTTGTTAAACTAACAGACAAAGAAAGAGGAGATTATAATGAAAATTCAGCAACATTGCCTCTTCGTAATGTTACATTATCAGATCAGCTTTATCCTGATTTTACATTTGCTGCCGAGACCGCTGTTAAGGCAGTCGTTCATGTAAAAGTCACAAAAAAAGGGATGGAGCAACCATTCACAATTTATGATTTCTTTTTTGGCTATGGCAATCCAGGTATGTCGCCAAGGAATCAGGTCAATTCAGGTTCGGGAGTTATCATAACATCTGATGGATATATTATTACAAACAATCATGTAATTGAGGGAGCAGATGAAATTGTGGTTACTCTGGAAGACAATAAATCGTACAAATCCAGATTGATAGGAAGAGACCCGGTTACAGATATTGCACTTCTCAAAATAGACGCAAATAATCTTCCATATTTGACATTTGGAAATTCCGACTCTTTAAGACTGGGAGAGTGGGTTATAGCAATAGGTAATCCATATAACCTCAGATCAACAATTACTGCAGGTATAGTTAGTGCAAAGGGACGAAGTATGCCCGCAACCGGAGAAGAGTTCAAAATTGAGTCTTTTATTCAGACCGATGCTGCTGTTAATCCTGGTAATAGTGGAGGTGCTCTTGTAACTACACGGGGAGAGCTTGTGGGAATTAACACAGCCATTGCTACAAGGACAGGCTCATATACAGGTTACTCATTTGCAGTACCTTCATCAATTGCAAAAAAGGTGGTTGAAGATCTTATTGATTTTGGCAGCGTACAGCGTGCCCTATTGGGCATATCTATGCAGGAGATTGATGGAGATCTGGCAAAAGAGAAGGGTCTGGAGGGTACCAATGGTATCTATATAGCTGAAGTAGTCAGGGATGGTGCTGCAGACAGATCAGGCATTAAAGTGGGTGATGTGCTTCTTTCAATAAATGGGGTAAAAGTAAATTCGGGCCCGGCTGTTCAGGAGCAAATCAGTAAATACAGGCCTAAAGATAAAGTTGATATTGAGTTATTAAGAAACGGTAAACAAATTTCTGTATCTGTTGTTTTACAAAGCAAATCAGGAGATGATTCAAAAACTGATAATACAGGTAACGGAGTAATTAAAATATTCGGGGCTGAATTGAAAGAGGCACCAAAAGAGTTGTTGGAAAAATTATCTCTTAAAAGTGGTGTAGAGGTTTTATCGGTCTCAGAAGGGAAATTTAGGAGTACGGGTATAAAAAAGGGTTTTGTTATCACTTATGTTAATCAGAACCAAGTTTCAAAAGCAGCAGATATAAGTGCAATAATACAAAGTAGCAGAAGGTCAGTCCTTATAGAAGGAGTTTACCCTGATGGTACAGTAGTCTATTATGGTATGGGACTTTAA
- a CDS encoding RNA polymerase sigma factor RpoD/SigA, with amino-acid sequence MRQLKITKSITNRESASLDKYLQEIGREELITVEDEVELAQRIRKGDQEALEKLTRANLRFVVSVAKQYQNQGLSLPDLINEGNLGLIKAAEKFDETRGFKFISYAVWWIRQSILQALAEQSRIVRLPLNQVGSLNKINKALSKFEQENERLPSPEELAVILDIPREKIADTLRVSGRHVSVDAPFVDGEDNNLLDVLPNTDSPNADRGLLNESLNKEIERALSTLTERERDIVKYFFGIGTTEMTLEEIGEHFGLTRERVRQIKEKAIRRLRHSARSKLLKSYLG; translated from the coding sequence ATGAGACAACTTAAGATTACAAAATCAATCACAAACAGGGAGAGTGCCTCTTTAGACAAATATTTACAAGAGATTGGCAGAGAGGAGTTGATAACTGTTGAAGATGAAGTAGAATTAGCACAAAGAATAAGAAAGGGAGATCAAGAGGCCTTGGAAAAATTAACCAGGGCCAATCTTCGTTTTGTGGTTTCTGTTGCAAAACAGTATCAAAACCAGGGACTTAGTTTGCCTGATTTAATAAATGAGGGGAATCTCGGCTTAATAAAAGCTGCTGAGAAATTTGATGAGACCAGAGGTTTCAAGTTCATATCTTATGCGGTTTGGTGGATAAGGCAGTCAATTCTTCAGGCTTTAGCAGAGCAGTCCAGAATCGTAAGATTACCACTTAATCAGGTAGGATCTCTCAATAAAATAAACAAAGCTCTTTCAAAATTTGAACAGGAAAATGAAAGACTCCCTTCCCCGGAGGAGCTTGCTGTAATACTGGATATACCAAGAGAAAAAATTGCAGATACACTGAGAGTATCAGGCAGACATGTATCTGTTGACGCTCCTTTTGTTGATGGGGAAGATAATAATTTGCTTGATGTCCTTCCAAATACAGACTCCCCAAATGCAGACAGAGGTTTGCTAAATGAATCTCTGAACAAAGAGATTGAAAGAGCACTTTCAACACTTACGGAGCGAGAAAGAGACATTGTAAAATATTTTTTCGGAATAGGGACAACAGAGATGACTCTTGAAGAGATTGGTGAGCATTTTGGACTAACCCGAGAGAGAGTCAGGCAAATTAAAGAAAAAGCAATAAGAAGACTTAGGCATAGTGCTAGGAGCAAATTACTTAAATCTTACCTGGGCTAA